Genomic window (Bacillus sp. BGMRC 2118):
AATCCACAATCTATACACAAATAGAGAAGGTATATCCACAGGTTATTAACAATTACAACCAATTTATCCACGGATTGTTGTGAATAAGTACTATGAAGGAGTAAGGGATTTAAATGTTTTGTGGATAAATAAAAAACTCCACATAACAAAAGTTAGTGGAGTGATCGTGAATAGTACCTACTATTAAGTATGAAGCAACCGTTTAGATGCATTAACTAGAAGTATCATTACAATCGTACACAGTATAAAGTTCGGGAGCATATATGAACCATTATATACTAGCGAATAAACTGAAACAGGTGTCCCTTCAGGTGCAGAAGAACCAAAGAAGGCTACGCCCGAAATGTAATGTGCGATAAACCGAAATAATGAACCAACAAAAGTACCGATAATAATATATAAATTAACTTGCATCCTATTACCTGAAAGAACTGAATCCTTAATCTTTCTTGAGAAGATTCCGGCTAAGCCAATTGCAGTAAAAGCAAAGAAGTAATCATTAATTACTTGTATTATGTTTAAAAAGTAAGGATTCGTAATAAGTTGAAGTAAGCCGAATAGAAAACCTGTAAGCAGACCACCCCTCAATCCTCTTCTAAATGAAATTAGAAAAACCGGCACCATTGCTAATGATATCGATCCACCTTGAGTCCAACCTTTAATCGCGATAAGATCTAAAATAAGTGCAAGTCCAGCAAAAATTGCAACCTCTACTAAAAATACTAACCTTTTATTACTCATTTACTCTCCTCCTTATATAATGAAAAACAACAAAAAAAGAGCAATTAAGATTAGCTCATGATGGGCTAAATCCTAATTGCTCCTCATCAAAAGCCACATCCCTACGCTAG
Coding sequences:
- the thiT gene encoding energy-coupled thiamine transporter ThiT; the protein is MSNKRLVFLVEVAIFAGLALILDLIAIKGWTQGGSISLAMVPVFLISFRRGLRGGLLTGFLFGLLQLITNPYFLNIIQVINDYFFAFTAIGLAGIFSRKIKDSVLSGNRMQVNLYIIIGTFVGSLFRFIAHYISGVAFFGSSAPEGTPVSVYSLVYNGSYMLPNFILCTIVMILLVNASKRLLHT